The following are encoded together in the Gordonia insulae genome:
- a CDS encoding ArsA family ATPase — protein MGNETPLDNTGHANEWPDAAGRARLHFVSGKGGTGKTTIAAALALALAADGKKVLLVECEGRQGIAQLFDIPPLPPTDTKIATASGGGEVSALALDIEHALLEYLDMFYNLGFAGRAMKRIGAIDFVTTVAPGLRDVLITGKIKERIIHTDKQGRRVYDAVVVDAPPTGRIGSFLDVTKAMADLAKTGPIRNQSDGVVKLLHSPDTVIHLVTLLEAMPIQETVEAVDELRAKNLTIGTLIINRVNPTHLPADSIDDIAEGVVDAPRVLENLTAAGLTVSEEDLAGLLTETIEHATRLQAQQVAKAQLDDVELPTLELPALGDGIDLGSIYELANLLQKAGA, from the coding sequence GTGGGGAACGAGACACCGCTCGATAACACCGGGCACGCCAACGAATGGCCCGATGCTGCGGGACGTGCCCGCCTGCACTTCGTCTCCGGCAAGGGCGGCACCGGCAAGACGACCATCGCCGCCGCGCTCGCGCTGGCGCTGGCCGCCGACGGCAAGAAGGTGCTGCTCGTCGAATGTGAAGGCCGCCAGGGCATCGCACAGCTCTTCGACATCCCGCCCCTGCCTCCGACCGACACGAAGATCGCCACCGCGTCGGGTGGCGGCGAGGTGTCGGCACTGGCCCTCGACATCGAGCACGCCCTGCTCGAGTACCTGGACATGTTCTACAACCTCGGCTTCGCCGGCCGGGCGATGAAGCGCATCGGCGCGATCGACTTCGTCACGACGGTCGCCCCGGGTCTGCGCGACGTCCTGATCACCGGGAAGATCAAGGAACGGATCATCCATACCGACAAGCAGGGCCGGCGGGTCTACGACGCCGTCGTGGTCGACGCCCCGCCGACCGGGCGGATCGGCAGCTTCCTCGACGTCACCAAGGCGATGGCCGATCTCGCCAAGACCGGCCCGATCCGCAACCAGAGCGACGGCGTCGTCAAGCTGCTGCACTCCCCCGACACGGTGATCCATCTGGTGACGCTGCTGGAGGCGATGCCGATCCAGGAGACGGTCGAGGCCGTCGACGAGCTGCGCGCCAAGAACCTCACCATCGGCACCCTCATCATCAACCGGGTCAACCCGACCCATCTGCCCGCCGATTCCATCGACGACATCGCGGAGGGCGTCGTCGACGCTCCACGAGTCCTCGAGAACCTGACCGCGGCGGGACTGACCGTGTCCGAGGAGGATCTGGCCGGCCTGCTCACCGAGACCATCGAGCACGCGACCCGTCTGCAGGCGCAGCAGGTGGCCAAGGCCCAGCTCGACGACGTCGAACTCCCGACGCTGGAGCTGCCGGCCCTCGGTGACGGCATCGACCTCGGATCGATCTACGAGCTGGCGAACCTCCTCCAGAAAGCGGGTGCGTGA
- a CDS encoding DUF4177 domain-containing protein produces the protein MSEVTAWEYVTVPLLTHATKQILDQWGSDGWELVSVLPGPTGEQHVAYLKRPKG, from the coding sequence ATGAGTGAAGTGACCGCGTGGGAGTACGTGACGGTACCGCTGCTGACACACGCAACCAAGCAGATTCTCGATCAGTGGGGTTCCGACGGCTGGGAGCTGGTGAGTGTTCTGCCTGGTCCGACCGGTGAGCAGCACGTCGCGTACCTGAAACGACCGAAGGGCTGA